GTCAGACCTGgagtttttgtttgaaaatattcaCTAACTTGCTAgaagttttgaatctttcaTCATCGAGAGGGTCATCTTGTCCGCTAGAAGCCGAAAGTAGCAAATCTTGTTCGCTAAATTGATGTTTTGAGGGAGATTTTGCTCGGATCTGTTTTGGAAGAAAGGGAGAAGAGTTTGCTCAGATCAGTTCTGAAAGAGAGAGGggcgagagagaaagaaaacaagaagcgtgtgagggaaagaaagaaaagactagCTTAGTGGTAGTGTACTAGTGGGCAGGGGTCTGAAGGTTTTACAAGGATAGGGAATATTGACACATGGGGAAGAGAGTTTGTTTAAGGAAAGGGTAAATTAAATGCATGAGTGGACATTTTCTTTAatgcaattatttttatatttaattttaaatgttaaactttttaaatgtttaaactttttaatttaatatattaagataaaCTTTAAAGTAATATTTTAAACTTGAAAGTGCTGCATCTCTATATTTATTTGtactattttaataaaatattctatttgtaataattttatacatttatttatatttaaaataattattaaattaattatgatgtcatcatAGTTCGACCCCGGTTTgacctcaaaaatcttgaacctctccTTTTTACGGTTTAATAAACGGTctgggtctgaaaaccttgcaGAAAAGGAGTATTGTGATTACCTTTTTCTAGCTAGGGCTTCTTGGGCTTGGTAATGGCCCATATGGGTTTTGGCCCTTTGGGTTGTTtttatgtgataaaaaaaattaaaaatttaaaaaaaaaaaaaaaaaaaaactcttgcaAAGTGAAACCGTTAGAGAAAATATtaacaccaaaaaccaattggtttCTTGGTCTGACGATAAAAAGAGTAAACGTTATAGGTCGAAACTatccaaaaagagaaaatattaaacACTTATcgaccaaataaaaaaaaaagagaagacaaaaaataataatataagacCCAATCACACCCAAGCTATAACTTACCCAATCAAGCAAACATTCCTAAGAACCACATTGAGTCAAAACGTGAGATCATAGAACAATATTGGATAGTTTTCAAGAATAAAACTTTATAAAGTTGTAGGAATGGAAGTATAAGTAAGTACTACCATAAAATTGCATAAAACATTCTTACATGTAATTGCATGGTCCATCCCATCTTTTCAATTGCAGCATTCAGAGACGAAGGGAAAGATGGACTATCTAATTAAAGGACGCAAACTGCAAACTTGGAAGTGTATACCATGGAGTAATAAAGATAACCAGTTTTACTTTGAAAATTGGAAAAACAAATGATAAttattcaaacattttactttgaaaagtggaaaaataaaaattttaaaaaaaatttaaaaaaaaaaaatgaagaagaagaaagaagaagaagaagaaaagaagaaagacagTTACCCAAAAAGTGGTGataaagatagaaaaataaggataatttttgtatatatcCAATACCCTAAAAtgtgggtttaaaaaaaaaaaaaaacaaaaacaaaaacggtGAATGACAACTTCAGTTAAGGAGTTAATGGGTCCactacaaaatttgaaaaaaaataaaaaaataaaaaaaaaatgtatttttaccagattatccttaaattttgaaaaccaacAGAAAAGTTGTTCTATTTTGTAGACAATATTGTACATGAAAGTTACAGATGTATTTTTGCCACATTATCCTTCAGTTTTGAAACCAACGTGAGTGTACTAGGAGTGTGGTCCTGTTTTGTAGATAGTGTTTTACGTGAGAGATAAAAAAGCATTTTTACCAAGTTTTGCCCCTACTTAAACGTAGAcaataggggtattttggaactaAAAAAATGTCTAGTACAACCAAAGGAAGCCTCTtcaatagtagtatagataaatgTGATTTCAATTAAATCATATAGTTTcacaaataataaattaaacccGAAAGTATATGAGTGTTATAATTAAACCCCTTATTGTTTCACTAGCCTTATCACACATGCTTCGCGCTTacaatgagactttttttttttttttttttaatttttatcttgagCTTAGTAtcataatgtttaaaagtgagatagagattgtgtcctaattatttatttcagctcttgattttttttatctaactCTCATGTAGATGTATTGGAATTCAAATAGGAGAAGTCATCTATCTTAAAAAGGTAAGATAAAACatgtaaacccaaaaaataaaaaataaaaagtctcaTCGCACTTTGCGCGTGCGATAAGGCTAGTAGATATAGATAGATGAGTTTCATATGACATTACAATGACTCTAAGgtcaaatgacatttttttccccctaaaaaaAGGGTCAAATGACGATTTTTGTTGTTTCCAACATCGAATTGACTTCCTCATTCTCATCAACCCTCAACTTTCCAATGGCCCTTAGATTTGTGGACATTATCACTTATTAGCATTTAGGAGTTAAAACCTCTGTATTGGATATATCCTTCTATATGTGCTTGTGAGAGTTCATATGTCTATTGATTCTCATCAAGTGTTTTTTGTATAGGTGTAGCTTGTTCTAGTTTTGTTTGCTATTAAGAGGGTTTTGTTTCTATGATTTTCAGCTTAAGCTACTTGTTGTATATGGGTTgttcttaataaatttttctttaaaaaaaaaaattaagaaatgatcttcctttcttttgttctctgtGCATTCTTTGATGATGATTAGACAGGAGATCCTACTTATCGAAGGTCAACCACTAggtattgttttctttttagttcttctttgatcttttgGCAAAGCAAGAAACAAATTGTTGTGGCCTACTCCAgcactgaagcagaatatcgtgcccttgttAATACCACATATGAACTCCTCTAGCTTCAATGACTTCTCAAGGatttaggtgtgtccacatccaCTGCCACTCTACTTTAgattgctcataatgatgttTTCCATGAATtaactaaacacatcgagattgattaTCATTTTATTCGTCATCATTTTGTCTATAGTGCTCTCAAGTTGCTCTCAATTTCCTTTCAAGAttaacttgcagatatcttcactaAGTCACTACCTAAGGGTCTACTATGTGTTTTGGTTGACAaactcaagttggtctcacatccaccttgagttcgCGGGGGCCTATTAACGTGTAGGCCCACTTTACTTATCTGGCACAGTATACATACTTCTATTGCACACTACTACTTCATATATAAAGGCactcttatatattttattgtttgtgaaatacaataaaattattcaatatttttaaccaacaaaaaaagagtttgCTATGCAATAATTAGTACTCAATTTTTTGGGGCAAGTGCATGTGTATCACTACAGGACATTGTTACTGCACCCTGCACGATAAAGTGCAACACCGGCAGAATTGTAAGACTATATATCCTTTGAAATGGTTAGAATCTGTGAAGCCATTCCATTCTATTTAGTGTTTCCATCGCTCAACTATATCCTTCTGGAAGCTGAAGATAACCAATTAGTTATAGATAATTTATTGAATCAATACACAATCTATTACAATAACCAATATGTTTTCTTCATCATGCATTAATACAGCAAGTGCTTCTTTAAATTATGTTATAACTTTCTTTCGCTATGGGAAAAGTAATCAAGGCTGTCCAAGAAGTGAAGGCTTGTAGAAAGCATGAGTTTGTGCAATCTCAATGCGTTCACGAGGATCATTCAGGGTTTCATCCCTCAGTGCCTTCAGAATTGCTTGTGATGATTGTTCCCTGAAGATCCAACATAAAAGACAAAGGATTTAAATTCCAGATCGACCAAATCCATGCTTATACATGTGAGTCAGAATAACACAAGGGTCACGTGGCTTTATTCAtggtaaaattttattgaagtgTTTGGTTCACAATAAAAGTGAACAAAACAAACAAGACCCCTGTCTGTTAATTTGTCATTGCTCATGCATggtttatttttaactttttaagtgTCATTTGTCACAAAGGCTCCACAATAAGTAAATAACAAGTACACTATAGGTTGAGATCACAAATGAGATTAATGAGTCGCAGAAACTTTACCTTCTGATCAGTATCTTATAGAGTGTCTTTAAGATGGGGCATAGCTCTACAGGAGCTACTGGCTTGTTCTCTTCAGGATGCGGTACATTTAggctagactgactcaaaagtTCATAGAAAGCCCCTACTGCAGAAACACCCTGGAAAATGATAGGGTAGATTTAGCAATATCATGATGTAAGATGCAAGTCagacaaaaaaaaggaatgtgACTAATCTAGAAAGGAAAAAGTTGTCCTGTTCCCAGTCAAAGTCCAGACTCTTAGTCCAACTGATGTGGCCAGGGGCCTCAGGAACTCTGGTGATGTCTTACAGAAAACTCATATTCATCTAGCATAGTGCATTTAGTTCACTAGTgtgttcttctcaaaaaaaaaaaaaaaaaaaaaaaaaaaaaaaaaaaaaaaaaaaaaaaagttcactaGTGTGAAAGCGACTCAATTATAATAAGATACTAGTCGCAGACCTGCACGATGCACAGGAAaatatgatatattattttttattggataattattgaattaatatattagattgtatattatttaaaattcaatatgtgttatttgaaattatgttttaaattagaaattttttatagtgtaacaaaatatattttgtagttAGGTATTTTATATAGTGAGATGTATGAAAACACAatgcaataattttattttttttaaaaaaattgatagtgtGAGAACTATTAGTCCAAGATGTAACTATGTAtactttgtttattattatatagatgtATGCGATTTAACTCTTATagatatatttttctcaaaaacatAGATTCACATCTCTTTCTTCCTCACAATTGAAACTaagtgaaaaagtaaataaagatAACTATGCAATAGATCATtatcaataaatcatatatttaaagtggaaacataaaataaaataaaatctttagaaataatatacaatctaatatattatCCTAAATATCCAAGTTGATactctacaaataaaaaaactttattcattttttgtcacagtatagactatagagcaattacaaaataacaaaaagtcaaGGAACTTATAGCAAAAGACTTTCTATACAAAATTTCAGTAGAAGAGAGACTAACAGGCCCTCCACTTTCTTTAAGACCTAGGAGATTATGAAAGACCATACATCCTTTGCCtacccttttctctttctcaaatttACATTACCAAAGAAGTGTATAAAGCTAAAAGCATTGTGAATACATCTCTGTTCAATGGAAGTCCATTGGTAGGCACATTCAAATTCGTAGCcgtgtatattttgttttgatataaactcaactttccatttttttttttataaaaaaaaaaaactacatattAATGCAAACCAATATTAAACCAAAGCTATAAGAGTGATTTGTGataggaaattttaaaaaaatacaacacaaaaaaaaaattaaataaaaaaacatcaacctaaattagagttataagaaagaacaaaaatcaagcaattaagagagagagagagagtactcacagtttttgtgtggaaaaaaatatggattgaatcgaataaatgatatcaaatttataaaaaataagatggagagaagaagagttaaaatataagaaagatgAAATAATGAAGAAAGTTTAATAGTAAAGTAAAGAGTAGTAGGGGGATAAAGAGGCaaagagagaggggaaaggttggaggaagagaagaagagtttttttcttctttttttcctttagaacaagaagatgaaaagtttaaatattcaattacttgaaattagaaagaagaaaacgaaaagttgaaatcaagttgaaatcaatttggATAGCTGAATATAGTTAAACATTTGCATCTAATGAATAGTAACGTTTGTAATGAATAGTAAACATGTGCATATATCCACTAAATGATAATGAATTgttcaattttaacaattacttgaaattagaaagaagaaaatgaaaatttgaaatcaatttgggtagctgaatagtcaaatatttgcatttaaaacaaatgaataataacATGTTTAATAGTAATGGGGTGCATTAACAGGTTTGTacattaactatatttaattattatatataaaataaaatagaaaaatcataaaggaaattaaaaaaaaaaaagtatgacaTGACTAATGAGGTGGCTCAACGGGAGTACAGCAACATTAAATTTTACTTCTCAGcttttagaaatatatagatatagatgtctgtaattttccttttgcatcTAATTCCAGGATTTATGTTTTTTACGGAGCCTATGGTCTCCAATCATAGCATGTTTTCTTTCAACTTGCCTAAAATGAATGATGATATAGATAAATGCTACAAAAGACTAGTTGATTTCATTTGTGGATGCATTGAGTGGGACAATATCAGCATTGCAGCTATTAGTAACAGAacacaaaatgaaatttaaatgtGTCACATTTGTGAGAGAGAAGCAAGATCCCTCAAATCAAGCTGAGAATGTTATTCAAGAATAAAGCAATATTTGGCAGAACCATACATAATTGAACAGAACCTTGTTCTGCAAATAACGTtatgagaaatgttatattAATGGTGCCTTCAAAAGAAACTTAAGGGCATGTCAATCCCATGGCCAGCCAAATCTGCCATGCAATATACTTGATGATTATGTCAAGTGCACTGCACAttcaaaaagttttaaaaggCCTAGACCTGTTCAAGTGTTGAAAGAGATGTAGTGGTTGGATGTGGAGGATCTAcactgacatttttttttttgttctaataaGATGAAActtacataaaattttcaaagcaaTTGCTTCTCCTTTGGGTTGCTCCCAAACTCAACGTAAAGTAATGACACATACTACCATAGTCTATAATTGCAgaatttgatgagaatgcaTCTTACATAGATTCCAAAGGAAATATTAAATCAAACTCAGTACCTGAATCATTCCTTTGCCACTGATGCTATCACCCATATCTAGGTTTAGTTCACCCTTGGCTAACATTTGGCCATACCATGCATTACGACCTTTTAACAAGGTTACATAAGTGTCAGCCAGCAAAGGCCCTGCAAGCTTCTCTGGTTCCTCAGCCAACAAATGGGTAATAAATATCATCTCTGATGTACAATGTGCAAAATATACTGATTTGCTGGTAGCACTTTCATTGGTAAGGGCTGCTACCATTCCTGAGAAAACCACAATGGGAAAGGGACCATGTAAACTCAGGTCATAGACCatgtataataataaataaaacatgcaTTTGCGATCAACATATATTATTCCAGATGTTGCAACATTTTACTCTGAACTGAAATAATTAGGGGATTGGACTCGGCAAGAGTTACCTAGCAGAGTTTGAGGGTTGTTAATTCATATACATGCATGCATATATTCATACATATCTCTATTCCATTACATATATCATACATCAAAAATCTGTACAACAGTCACCAATTTGACAATGGATCAATAGAACTAAGAAAACTATTAAGATATAACTTGAATGTGCCATGAGTAAACACTGCATCAAAAGACCATgcttttaatgtaattttattaaaagttgGCTTGTAATAGCAAGAAAGAAACACATTGGGAGAGGTTTATCAATGAAACTGTCTACATCAGCACTCATCTCCAGCTAAAGTGTTATAAAGGTGAATTCATTTCATAATAACTGTGACCATCATTGCCACACCAAAAAGGTTGTTAATACATAATACTGCATCCTTGTACAATGTCTCAATTGACAATATCAGACTTTTTTGCTCCTCgtgttttttctatttatttttcattgaatttcATTTCCAGGAACATGAGGAAAGCTTATGCTGCAGTCTTCTTACCTTTTCTAATGCTTGTTCAGCAAAGTGATCTTTCAATAATAGGATGTCACTTCTATAAATGCCAAACAAGAAACTAGGAAAAGGAATAATACAATTACCCAAggggtcattaaaaaaaagcagGATAAAAATTGGCATAGAAGATCAAGTTTACCCACACAATGACTCTGAAACTTACCAGCGCCAATGGCATAGACATTTTTCAGACCACCCATGACTTCATGTGTGACAAGGTCACTGTTGTCCCAGACAATAAAATGGGGTTGccttaaaaattttgcaagggGTTTCCTCCACTTCTCAGCTCCACAAATTCGAGCATTAGCATATTCCTTGTTGTAAATTTCTGATGCAATATTTGGTCCACCTAGATAAAGTATGTTCTCCATAGACATTCCAGCTACCAGGCATATATACTAAAGGTTAGAGAAcagggaaaatattttctgcatAACTaagttaaattaaaaataaataaataaataaccattcaagttggggaaaaaaatcaaaaacaaaaacaatattcaAATTGCATATATTGCACTCCTGAAACACAAGCAATGAAATTATTTAATCATATTGATGTAGATGAGGGAAGTACATTTCCCATAACTTTCAAGCAGATCCTCATAATCCTAGAGATAAGGCTGGTCAATAGTATAATGCCTCAACATACATAAGCAACATAAATTAAGTTCCAACCCAAAGTAAGACATCCTGATTCCCCTCCCAAAGCTCCAATCACTACTACACAATGATTCTACCAAGTAAGAAAGCTCTTAACAAATTCAAGCATAAATGGCAGTATTGCTTGGTTTCATGAGAATAATTGTTTGCTTTTGTCATACTAATTCATAAGGTCTTGCactttaaagttttattttcaacATTCACCACTGCATGTAAGATATAACCAATTTTTTGCTTTCATGAGAATAATTTGTTTATATCAGCCATACAAATTCCTAAGGTTATACACTTCCAAAAGTTCTTTTTAAAGCTCACCACTGCATATAAAATACAagcaaaagaatgaaaattttatctttcttaCTTAAAAAATCTATTCACCTTTACCTataatatgcaaaaaaaaaggtgataagTGCTACCACAAGCAGACTTGCAAAGCAAAAGAAGATAATTCTTACTTGCTCGGTTAATCATTTGCGTGGGAGTTATTATGTGGGGAACAGGATCTAGTGCAGCCTCTATACCCTTTGACAAGGATATGATGATTGGTACTGTGATTCTCTCCTTCCAGTAATGACTGATCTCTTCAAAAACCTCCCGAGTTTCAGTGGAAGGCAAACCATTCACCACAATATCGGCATCCCAAATAGCCTCCTGCAAATTAGTCACAACCTTCAAAGGACAAAGTGGGGTATCAATCATGTTCAAGCAAAACCCATCTTTCAAAATCTCATCGGCATAGAGAGTCCGATCACCTAGTCTTGCCTCGACATACTTCAAATATGCACAGCGTCTGATCAACCTCCTCAATACATCCTCCCTTGAATTGATCACTTCAAAGAGATGTTCAGCTGTGGCTCTATCAACAGCTCTTCCTGGCCTTCTCCATATTCTGATTTGGACCTTCTCTCTATATTGGCCATAGCTGTCTTGTAGTAAAGCTGCAAAAACACTGCCCCAAGCACCTGCTCCAACACCAACAATCCTTAATGGATCACCAGCAGCCTTGCCAAGAAGGCGGCGAAGCTCATCAAGCTTCTCTTCCAAACCATTAAAGTTCTGAATAGACCCATTGGAGTATAAATTATGACCCATTCTCTCAATGCTTCCCACCATGTTCTTCCCAGTAATGTCAACACCAAGAAGATCAATAAATCAAtacaaacaaagcaaaaatcTTTAATTGTATCAATTAGGTGTCCTCTTTTCTGGGTTCTCTTCTATTTCCACCTCTGAGTTTCACATTCAAATTTATAACTTCCTCAACTACACAAGACTTGAAAGAGcaaacaagctcaaatttttataTGGGTCTTGCACTCCAAATCCCACAATATTCAATTCGCCGCTTAAAAAGACAAACCCCACTTTACAAGTTGCATGCATTCAAAAGAATCAAATCTTATTGGTAGACCCTTTTACCAACACTGAAACTAATCTTCCGCGTTTCCACTAAGATTTTCGGTCCTACCTATCAAGAAAATGGATCTCATCAtgccacatatatatatgtaccaGCTTATTTATTTTCTGAGAGCTCTTAAGTAATCCATTCTAGAAGAATAGTCCAAAAAATATTCTAATACGGCTTTGTTTTCTCCGTCTGATTGAGTTTGTTCATCTACCAAAGCTACAaactaattaaaacaaaataaaaacttcaaaGTCAAAGAAAGCCAACCTCTTGTCGGTATCCACAAAGGCTTTGGCTTCAATTTTGAGACCGGCAGTTCAGCTTGAATTTCCTAGCTATCAATAGCCAAGACCCACCACAGACTTTGAACACTTACTCAATTCTCAGAGCCGGAAATGTTGGAGGGAaaccatagaaaaaaaaagaaaaaaaaaaagaagctgaaaataacaaaaaggcTCTTAAAGTTTAAAGAGAGATGGTGATTAGCATGAAAAGTAAGTGCATTTGTTGTGGGGTTGTGGAGATGaagaagcaataaggaaatgATGATGAGCCAAAATCAGCAGCTAGCTTATTAGCTGTACTTCCTGTTCACATTTTTGCATTGAATGGAAGGGTATGGTTGGAGTTTGAATTCGGTGTCTTTGCATTAAATAGGTTATGGATGTTTCCAACCTCCCCAACggtcattaattatattttgagCTTTGTCATGACTAATTCCCATTACAGTTGTCTACCTGCAATATTCTCCCAGCTAGTTAAGCCTATAACAATTAATAAGAACGGTTTAAAGAGCGGACATTATAATTTAAAACtcttgatataaaaaaaaagtactatttAGAGGAAGATTCAGTCATATTTGAAATGAGAAATCCTATAGAGTATagacacaacaaaatgtcacaatattcTTAAATTAGTATGCCACCATAATTTCCAATTTATCCCGATTTCTTATTTGGCAATAAgaaactctctttttttgtgtgtatggATAGTTTAATAGTTATAATGGAGAGGAATAAAGAGATGTTAACGAGTTGAATTTGATGGCGTTAAAAGTCAATCAAGCTAGCTATAAGCTACTATTTAAGATATATATAGTTTGAGGACTGGTTAACAAATCTATTAACTAAATTATTGAATGATCTAtaattcatattaaaaaaatgcataatcTTAGGAGTTTTGAATAATTCTTGGTGTTTCATTATTGTGTGAGTACTGTTATTAACATAATCCCATGCATCTGGTCATCCCCAATTCCAGAATTTACTTTTGGAGTAATATCTCTTTATTTGCCAAATTGTATCTCATATAATGTAAGGTctatttcataaatatatgtaaACCCCGCATATATGTTACGTACAACTGTTTATAACTTTAAATTAAGAATAAAATctttcatcaaagaaaaaaagaataaaatcttttttttctcaaaaaaagaaaaagaaaatcttttttcattatttacattaaaaaaaaaaatcatttcttttaCAATTGTAGCGAGGTCGTCATAGGCCATAGCCATGTGTGATCGTAATAAAAAGACATCTaatatttccttcttcttttctatcTATTATTTATGAAGCATCCATAACTATGGTCAAATGGCCACGATTATCCACTATTTTGCAGATGATCTTACTGAATAGATACTATTtaattaaacaatataaaatacTGTACTTAAAATTGTTGTagtttgtttcaaaaaaaaaaaaaaaatgttgtagttAGATTGAGTAAACTTTTGATATGCAACAAATGAAAcccatcatttttatttttgagaatgacaatgtttagagtttttttgactatttaactattttatcatttttttttttttttgggatagaaaTCAAGTATTTTATGTATGTATAATCCTCCGTTCCACTCACACTCACACTGAAAATTATAGAGTAAACtcatcatttttatt
The DNA window shown above is from Quercus lobata isolate SW786 chromosome 7, ValleyOak3.0 Primary Assembly, whole genome shotgun sequence and carries:
- the LOC115953083 gene encoding glycerol-3-phosphate dehydrogenase [NAD(+)] GPDHC1, cytosolic — encoded protein: MVGSIERMGHNLYSNGSIQNFNGLEEKLDELRRLLGKAAGDPLRIVGVGAGAWGSVFAALLQDSYGQYREKVQIRIWRRPGRAVDRATAEHLFEVINSREDVLRRLIRRCAYLKYVEARLGDRTLYADEILKDGFCLNMIDTPLCPLKVVTNLQEAIWDADIVVNGLPSTETREVFEEISHYWKERITVPIIISLSKGIEAALDPVPHIITPTQMINRATGMSMENILYLGGPNIASEIYNKEYANARICGAEKWRKPLAKFLRQPHFIVWDNSDLVTHEVMGGLKNVYAIGAGMVAALTNESATSKSVYFAHCTSEMIFITHLLAEEPEKLAGPLLADTYVTLLKGRNAWYGQMLAKGELNLDMGDSISGKGMIQGVSAVGAFYELLSQSSLNVPHPEENKPVAPVELCPILKTLYKILIRREQSSQAILKALRDETLNDPRERIEIAQTHAFYKPSLLGQP